The Kocuria turfanensis genome contains the following window.
GGCTGCGGCTCGGGCAGCCCGGCGCGCTCGCGCACCCGCCGGCCCAGGCGCTCGATCGAGGTCAGCGCCGCGGCGACGTCCTCCGCCCGCACGGTGAAGGGCATGCTGTGGATGGTCTCGCCCTCCACGGTCGCCGCCCGGGCCACGGCCTGGATCTCCTCGGTGTCCTCCGGGCGCAGCCCGATCTCCGTGAGCGTGGTCGGCAGCCCCACCCGGGTGGTGAACTCGATGAAGTCCACGATCTCCGCGCTCGGCGCCCCCTCCAGCACCAGCTGGGTGATCGAGCCGATGTTGACCTTCTGCCCGTGGGCCAGGCCGTGGGTCTGCGGTGCGGCGGTCAGCCCGTTGTGGACGGCGTGGGCCGCGGCCAGGCCCCCCGACTCGAAGCCGAGCCCGGACAGCAGGGTGTTGGCCTCGATGACCTTCTCCAGCGCCGGGGTCACCACGTGGTCCCGGGCCGCGTCCATCGCCACGAGGGCGTTCTCCCACAGCACGTCCCAGCTCAGCCGGGCCAGGGCGGTGCCCGTGAGGGTGGCCGTTCCCCCGGCCATGGTCAGCGACCCCGAGGCGGCGGTGGCCCGGGCCTCCAGCCAGGTGGCCAGGGCGTCGCCGACCCCTGCCGCCAGGAACGTCGCGGGCGCGTTGGCCACCAGCTGGGAGTCCACGAGGACGAGGTCGGGGTTGCGGGGGAAGAAGCGGTACTCCTCGAACACGCCCTCGTCCGTGTAGACGACCGCCAGCGCCGAGGTCGGGGCGTCGGTGGAGGCGACGGTGGGCACGCTGACCCACCGGATGCCGGCGAGGTACCCGGACGCCTTGACCGCGTCGATGGTGCTGCCGCCGCCCACGGCCACGGCCACGTCGGCTCCCGTGTCGCGGATGACGGCGGTGAGCCGGTCGATCTCCCCGGCCGAGGGGATGCCGTGGAACTTCTCGCGCGTGGCCGTCATGCCGGCCCGCGTCAGGGACGCCTCCACGTCGTGGCCCACGAACCCCCAGACGACGTCGTCGGCCACGACGAGGGGGGTCCGCCCGATGGCGGAGAGGTACTCGCCCAGGCGTGCGATGGCGCCCGGTCCCTGGACGTAGCGCCCGGGGCTGATGACGGAGCGGACGGGAGCGTCCATGGCGTTCTCCTTCGACGACGGTGCCGGCAGGTCGGTGCGCGTGCCGCCCGGGGTGTCCTCCCCGGTGCCCGCCAGCGCAGGAACGGCGCGGCGCCCGGCGCCAGGGGTGTTCTCGCCCGTTGAGAACCGTGTCGCGCCGCGCCCGCAACGTTGCGCGGGGCGACGGCGCTCACCGCCCGAGCTGGGCGCGGGCCTCGCTGCCGGCGGTGATCGCGATGCCGTCGGGCACCAGCAGGTTGACCACCGGCGGGTGCACGACGGCGGTCAGCGTCACCTCGGCGGTGCGCCCGTCCGGACTGCCCGTCGGGGCGGCCAGGGCCAGGCCCGGGGTGGCGGTCCAGGCGCCGACGGTGTCGAGGTAGCTCGCCGCGGCCCCGGCCACGGCGTCGTCGTCCAGGACGGTGCTGGGCGGTGCGCCGGGACCGCCGGGGCGCAGCGCCACGAAGGTGTCCGCCGCGGCGAGCGCG
Protein-coding sequences here:
- a CDS encoding glycerol dehydrogenase — encoded protein: MDAPVRSVISPGRYVQGPGAIARLGEYLSAIGRTPLVVADDVVWGFVGHDVEASLTRAGMTATREKFHGIPSAGEIDRLTAVIRDTGADVAVAVGGGSTIDAVKASGYLAGIRWVSVPTVASTDAPTSALAVVYTDEGVFEEYRFFPRNPDLVLVDSQLVANAPATFLAAGVGDALATWLEARATAASGSLTMAGGTATLTGTALARLSWDVLWENALVAMDAARDHVVTPALEKVIEANTLLSGLGFESGGLAAAHAVHNGLTAAPQTHGLAHGQKVNIGSITQLVLEGAPSAEIVDFIEFTTRVGLPTTLTEIGLRPEDTEEIQAVARAATVEGETIHSMPFTVRAEDVAAALTSIERLGRRVRERAGLPEPQPYRHAH
- a CDS encoding pilus assembly protein TadG-related protein, whose translation is MSRPDAVPDRGPEGGPEDGPDSGQVTILVLGFAVVSLLLTVVVMGVTSVYLGERKLQVLADNAALAAADTFVALRPGGPGAPPSTVLDDDAVAGAAASYLDTVGAWTATPGLALAAPTGSPDGRTAEVTLTAVVHPPVVNLLVPDGIAITAGSEARAQLGR